Proteins encoded together in one Pontiella desulfatans window:
- a CDS encoding BNR repeat-containing protein, translated as MAGDISKWQVEQVLDVAPVTAGFPVRFCLLTEGDRQYVAYYDADHQMTVASRMLDSNEWQFQVLPSKVGWDSHNYITMAIDRAGQLHVSGNMHANPLVYFRTETAGDITTLKEAPMTGELETRTTYPKFLKNLNDDLIFTYRHGGSGNGINPYNIYDPKTQSWSRFLETPLFDGEGKINAYPFGPVRGPDGWFHSVWVWRDTPDCATNHDISYARSKNLTHWESAFGDPVTLPIKISQTELCVDPIPSHGGIINSAKFLFFDSNNRPVISYHKSDENGNMQVYAARPENGTWKVHQLTDWDKPVVFGGHGSMGFIGIKISGLSEAAPGTLTMTYRHRDFGTGRLLIDEETLKPSNEAIEVQPELPKELSQLESDFPGLGVQRMSDIGDSGNPEVRYVLKWETLGKNRDRKPETTVEPSMLKLYKLRTSD; from the coding sequence ATGGCGGGGGATATATCGAAATGGCAGGTTGAACAGGTGCTTGATGTCGCGCCCGTGACCGCCGGTTTTCCGGTGCGATTTTGCCTGCTGACCGAAGGCGATCGTCAGTATGTTGCGTACTACGATGCGGATCATCAGATGACGGTTGCTTCGCGCATGCTCGACTCGAATGAGTGGCAGTTCCAGGTGCTGCCGTCCAAGGTCGGCTGGGATTCGCACAATTACATCACCATGGCAATCGATCGCGCGGGGCAGTTGCATGTGTCGGGCAACATGCACGCCAACCCGCTTGTCTACTTCCGCACGGAAACGGCAGGAGATATTACAACGCTAAAAGAAGCTCCGATGACCGGAGAGCTGGAAACGCGCACCACCTATCCAAAATTCCTTAAAAACCTGAATGACGATTTAATCTTCACCTACCGTCATGGCGGATCGGGTAACGGCATCAACCCGTATAATATTTACGACCCCAAAACGCAGTCATGGTCGCGTTTTCTGGAAACGCCGCTCTTTGACGGCGAGGGCAAGATAAACGCCTATCCATTCGGACCCGTGCGTGGCCCGGACGGCTGGTTTCATAGCGTTTGGGTCTGGCGCGATACGCCGGACTGCGCAACGAATCATGATATATCCTATGCACGCAGCAAAAACCTGACTCATTGGGAATCGGCTTTTGGCGACCCGGTGACGCTCCCGATAAAAATCAGTCAGACCGAGTTGTGTGTCGATCCCATCCCGAGCCATGGCGGCATCATCAACAGCGCCAAATTTTTGTTTTTCGATTCGAATAACCGACCGGTCATCAGCTATCACAAATCGGATGAGAACGGGAATATGCAGGTTTATGCCGCGCGACCCGAAAATGGAACGTGGAAAGTCCATCAGCTCACCGATTGGGACAAACCGGTCGTGTTTGGTGGCCACGGCTCAATGGGCTTCATCGGCATCAAAATCAGCGGACTGTCCGAAGCTGCTCCGGGAACCCTGACGATGACCTACCGCCACCGTGATTTCGGAACCGGTCGATTGCTTATCGACGAAGAGACGTTGAAGCCGTCGAATGAAGCCATCGAAGTGCAACCGGAGCTTCCGAAGGAACTGAGCCAGCTTGAAAGCGATTTTCCGGGGTTGGGCGTGCAGCGAATGTCGGATATCGGCGATTCGGGTAATCCGGAAGTGCGCTATGTGCTGAAATGGGAAACCTTGGGGAAAAACCGCGATCGCAAACCGGAAACAACCGTCGAACCGAGCATGCTGAAACTGTATAAACTGAGAACCTCTGATTGA
- a CDS encoding BNR-4 repeat-containing protein — translation MKKWVIECMLLFTAFGAWAAEGDAAEYNRAGDPHNFNVFMEESGYCWFEDPRVIVNDGKLIIGAVQGNGSGAAHVGVYNLDANKPLGTALLQDNFKRDDHNSPVFYVRPDNRILSVYAKHHQEPVFYSRLSEPNNPLKWGEEMTYDTQARATYANLYEMKNEGKLYNFFRGIEFNPTFVTSTDGGKTWGEETHFIASELNGTHRPYCRYAGNETDTVYISFTDGHPRVVGNSLYYAEFRNGKFWKADGTLIKDLKKDGPLRPSEAELVYKGTGETKQRVKGAPDTSVPDGAWTSSMVTDKNGFPHIGYSVHKTNEDHRYRIASWDGKQWHDREVAYAGSALYDRESSYTGLITLDPLDPNEWKNLAANPEYATIKAELKNSLPTVNAPWSKYTNNKTNLFFCEENEGCPEMRC, via the coding sequence ATGAAGAAATGGGTTATAGAATGTATGTTGCTGTTTACGGCATTTGGAGCCTGGGCAGCAGAAGGCGATGCAGCAGAATATAACCGTGCGGGTGATCCGCATAACTTTAACGTCTTTATGGAGGAGAGCGGTTACTGCTGGTTCGAAGATCCTCGCGTTATCGTGAACGATGGCAAGCTGATCATTGGCGCGGTACAGGGGAATGGATCGGGCGCAGCCCATGTTGGCGTTTATAACCTCGACGCAAACAAGCCGCTCGGCACGGCGTTGCTGCAGGATAATTTTAAACGCGATGACCATAACTCGCCCGTATTTTATGTGCGTCCCGACAACCGCATTCTTTCGGTGTATGCTAAGCACCATCAGGAACCTGTGTTTTACTCCCGCCTTTCGGAGCCGAACAATCCGCTGAAGTGGGGCGAGGAAATGACCTATGACACCCAGGCGCGGGCGACCTATGCCAACCTCTATGAGATGAAGAACGAGGGAAAGCTTTACAACTTTTTCCGTGGCATTGAATTCAACCCGACGTTTGTCACCTCGACCGATGGCGGAAAGACATGGGGTGAAGAGACTCATTTTATTGCCAGCGAGCTGAATGGAACGCATCGCCCGTATTGCCGGTATGCGGGGAATGAAACCGATACCGTCTATATCAGCTTTACCGATGGTCATCCGCGCGTGGTTGGTAACAGCCTTTATTATGCGGAATTCCGCAACGGCAAATTCTGGAAGGCGGACGGAACGCTAATCAAAGATCTGAAGAAAGACGGCCCGTTGCGTCCGAGCGAGGCGGAGCTTGTCTATAAAGGCACTGGAGAGACGAAGCAAAGAGTCAAGGGCGCTCCAGACACCAGCGTCCCGGACGGCGCGTGGACCAGCTCGATGGTGACGGATAAAAATGGTTTTCCGCATATCGGCTATTCGGTTCATAAAACAAATGAAGATCATCGCTATCGCATCGCTTCGTGGGATGGAAAACAGTGGCACGACCGCGAAGTGGCCTACGCCGGATCGGCGCTCTACGATCGCGAATCGAGTTACACCGGGCTGATCACGCTTGATCCGCTCGATCCTAACGAATGGAAAAATCTTGCGGCGAATCCGGAATATGCAACCATCAAGGCCGAGCTGAAAAACAGCCTGCCCACCGTCAATGCCCCGTGGTCCAAGTATACCAACAATAAGACTAATCTCTTTTTTTGCGAAGAAAACGAAGGATGCCCAGAAATGAGATGCTGA
- a CDS encoding sulfatase-like hydrolase/transferase translates to MDEIKIENERMNTMNKIKFCIFLLCTFAACSHTHAAKPNVIVLLADDLGYADVGFQNYEASADVYTPNIDKLAQSGIIFKNGYVPVATCGPSRGSLLTGRNSARWGQEDNGNLPGNSGPPEREILVPRALPNDYVTAMFGKWHIGKRQGKLDLSPKGRGFDEEWAAAASYFSSPEWIASAYKNSPIPEEPYFDPAIGNLSADFIAQNKDKPFFLYAGFKAPHSPFETWESYLLRVVEARPQWKEVFERLKKRPDYQNKYSFEKITLETDKEILRLIYTAMILGMDDAVGHIVQTLEEHNLRENTLIFFLADNGGSLCGGPEHPNRPIDLGAINKPLRSGKGSIFDGGVRVPYVMSWPGVLPGNTVDEKTIVSSMDIFTTTVNLAGAQVPQDRIIDGVNLMPYLTGEKSGQPHSHLLFRRTDRDAYAIRAGDFKHTFDKRNKVNELYDIQNNIAEDEGLSKKHPEKFKYMKELYEKEAADFPDPIRFKTNEEMEAWLKENPLKPNPSGKGIE, encoded by the coding sequence ATGGATGAAATTAAAATTGAAAATGAAAGGATGAACACCATGAATAAAATTAAGTTTTGTATTTTTCTGCTTTGCACATTTGCAGCTTGTTCTCACACCCACGCTGCGAAGCCAAATGTGATTGTGCTTTTAGCGGATGATCTTGGCTATGCCGATGTCGGGTTTCAGAATTATGAGGCCTCCGCAGATGTCTACACTCCAAATATTGATAAGCTGGCTCAGTCGGGCATTATCTTTAAAAATGGGTATGTACCGGTGGCGACGTGCGGTCCATCCCGAGGCTCACTTTTAACGGGTCGAAATTCGGCACGGTGGGGACAGGAAGATAATGGTAATCTGCCGGGCAATTCCGGTCCGCCGGAGCGTGAAATACTTGTTCCGAGGGCGCTGCCGAACGATTATGTCACCGCCATGTTTGGTAAATGGCATATAGGGAAACGCCAAGGCAAGCTCGACCTGAGCCCCAAGGGACGAGGCTTTGACGAAGAGTGGGCTGCTGCTGCATCGTATTTCAGCAGTCCTGAATGGATAGCCTCTGCCTATAAAAACAGTCCCATTCCCGAAGAACCTTATTTCGACCCTGCCATTGGAAATCTTTCGGCAGATTTTATTGCTCAAAATAAAGATAAGCCCTTCTTTCTTTATGCAGGCTTCAAGGCCCCGCATTCCCCCTTTGAGACATGGGAATCCTATTTACTACGAGTGGTAGAGGCAAGACCCCAGTGGAAAGAGGTCTTCGAGCGCTTAAAGAAACGACCCGATTACCAAAATAAGTATTCGTTCGAAAAAATTACGCTTGAGACAGACAAAGAAATTCTGCGACTGATTTACACGGCGATGATTTTGGGCATGGACGATGCCGTTGGTCATATTGTTCAGACGCTTGAGGAACATAATTTACGTGAAAATACGCTCATCTTTTTTCTGGCTGATAATGGGGGATCCCTTTGTGGTGGCCCTGAGCACCCTAATAGACCCATTGATTTAGGGGCTATAAACAAGCCCTTGAGAAGTGGAAAAGGCTCGATTTTTGATGGCGGCGTTCGAGTGCCATACGTTATGAGCTGGCCGGGCGTCTTACCGGGTAATACGGTTGATGAAAAAACCATTGTATCCTCGATGGATATATTCACGACTACGGTGAATTTGGCCGGCGCACAGGTTCCACAGGATCGGATTATTGATGGCGTCAATCTGATGCCCTATTTAACCGGTGAAAAATCAGGTCAACCGCATTCGCACTTATTGTTTCGAAGGACAGACCGGGATGCCTATGCAATCCGAGCAGGTGACTTTAAGCATACCTTCGATAAGCGTAATAAAGTAAACGAGCTTTATGATATTCAGAATAACATCGCTGAGGACGAAGGATTGTCTAAGAAACATCCCGAAAAGTTCAAATATATGAAAGAACTGTACGAAAAAGAGGCGGCCGATTTTCCTGATCCCATTCGGTTTAAAACCAATGAAGAAATGGAAGCCTGGCTTAAAGAAAATCCACTGAAGCCTAACCCCAGCGGCAAAGGCATCGAATGA
- a CDS encoding sulfatase family protein, which yields MKKWMIQWMVLFAGIGFAQHCASAETPAEGSILFVDADESNTVRSTDKKETFASDEAKPVGLWRNRPGKGFNQHQNKNLYERISCDAPVLKTTVSGLKPGQTYGVYVCYISNPKFSWRVRAGFDAYGFMQFTPTEPEGRITELGANKSPALSEYLGLIGDAKADAKGTISVYVDDAQGEGASERTWYEGLAVGAPTGQKIEPTINVKKTQTAWEERDVPNPVSGQERPNILWLTCEDISPYLGCYGFEQAQTPNLDKLAEHGVLFTRAYAATTVCSPARSSLLTGMYSTTLGTQGIRGATTLPAAIPAYPALFREAGYYCTNNKKTDYNSSYDTGPMKKLLWDQCSDKAHWKQRPKGKPFFAVFNEQITHESRMNQIDNLVKQGRIPAESRINPADIRLPAYHPDLPDIRDDWARLHDLMTAMDSSQGKLIQEVIDAGLFDDTIIIFNSDHGGMLSRSKHYIYNGGTQVPLIVRIPEKWKHLAPGLPGSENDEFVEFVDLPKTLLNICGIEVPEIMQGRIFLGPDKVPAPKTMHCYRDRQTERFDVSRAVTDGEHYLIRNFYPHKPRGRDFRFGLQTQQNWRAWEAWYEGNPEAAGPIHSQFYKPKATVELFDMTADPDQVHSIANDPALKEKLAALDADLDAWMIRTRDLGLVPESMLFDLTGDGKKYATLYEYGQSKDYPIEKVLKAAKSASSRRTNDQTLYLNYTKDNVPAVRYWGAYALFLNRIKSAEAEKSLEAMIKNDAFAANRIMAAQALAWCGDSAAAYKAIMKEINPEVRNGYSYLMAVNALQYSHTDKNLTQADWTRFQQEAEAGVKRGGQTRHGYEYSMRIIDDALEIWPERRTVD from the coding sequence ATGAAGAAGTGGATGATACAATGGATGGTGCTGTTTGCTGGGATTGGATTTGCGCAGCATTGCGCTTCCGCTGAAACGCCCGCAGAAGGATCAATTCTTTTTGTGGATGCCGACGAATCGAATACGGTTCGGTCGACGGATAAAAAGGAAACGTTCGCTTCAGACGAAGCTAAACCGGTTGGGTTATGGCGCAATCGTCCGGGAAAAGGCTTTAACCAACACCAAAACAAAAACCTCTACGAACGGATTTCCTGCGATGCACCGGTTCTTAAGACGACAGTCTCGGGACTCAAGCCGGGCCAAACTTACGGGGTCTATGTTTGCTATATTTCGAATCCGAAATTTTCCTGGCGGGTTCGCGCTGGGTTCGATGCGTATGGGTTTATGCAATTCACGCCGACGGAACCGGAGGGACGCATCACCGAGCTGGGGGCCAATAAAAGTCCGGCACTGAGCGAATATCTGGGTTTGATTGGTGATGCGAAAGCCGATGCGAAGGGAACGATCTCAGTTTATGTTGATGATGCACAGGGCGAAGGCGCAAGTGAGCGTACGTGGTATGAAGGGCTTGCTGTTGGTGCACCTACCGGTCAGAAAATAGAGCCGACGATCAACGTCAAAAAAACGCAGACCGCCTGGGAAGAGCGCGATGTGCCGAATCCGGTTTCAGGCCAGGAACGTCCGAATATTCTTTGGCTTACCTGTGAAGATATCAGCCCATACCTCGGGTGTTACGGTTTTGAACAGGCACAAACACCAAACCTGGATAAACTTGCCGAACACGGGGTTCTCTTTACGCGGGCATATGCTGCGACCACGGTGTGCAGTCCCGCGCGTTCTTCCCTGCTTACCGGAATGTATTCCACAACGCTGGGCACGCAGGGAATTCGGGGTGCAACAACCCTGCCTGCGGCTATTCCGGCCTATCCGGCTCTTTTCAGAGAGGCGGGCTACTACTGCACGAATAATAAGAAGACCGATTATAATTCGAGCTATGACACCGGGCCCATGAAAAAACTTCTATGGGATCAATGCAGCGATAAAGCTCATTGGAAACAAAGGCCAAAAGGGAAACCCTTCTTTGCCGTGTTCAATGAGCAAATTACCCACGAGAGTCGGATGAATCAAATTGACAATCTAGTCAAGCAAGGACGGATTCCGGCCGAATCACGGATTAACCCCGCAGACATTCGTTTGCCGGCCTATCATCCGGACCTGCCGGACATTCGGGATGATTGGGCGCGGTTGCACGACCTGATGACGGCGATGGACAGTTCCCAGGGCAAGCTGATCCAGGAAGTGATCGATGCAGGGCTGTTTGACGATACGATTATCATTTTTAATTCGGACCACGGCGGCATGCTTTCGCGTTCGAAGCATTATATTTATAACGGAGGTACACAGGTCCCGCTGATAGTCCGCATTCCGGAAAAGTGGAAACATCTTGCGCCGGGGCTGCCGGGTTCTGAAAATGATGAGTTTGTCGAGTTTGTCGATCTGCCCAAAACGCTGCTGAATATCTGCGGCATCGAGGTGCCGGAAATCATGCAGGGTCGTATTTTCCTTGGGCCGGACAAAGTGCCCGCGCCGAAAACGATGCATTGCTACCGCGACCGGCAGACAGAACGCTTCGATGTTTCCCGAGCGGTTACGGATGGAGAACATTATTTGATCCGGAATTTTTATCCGCATAAACCTCGAGGGCGCGACTTCCGTTTTGGACTCCAGACGCAGCAGAACTGGCGAGCCTGGGAAGCGTGGTATGAGGGCAACCCCGAAGCGGCGGGGCCCATTCATTCTCAGTTCTATAAACCGAAAGCCACAGTTGAACTCTTTGATATGACGGCGGACCCGGATCAGGTTCACAGCATCGCTAATGACCCAGCATTGAAAGAGAAACTCGCCGCCCTCGATGCCGATTTGGATGCCTGGATGATTCGCACCCGCGACCTCGGGCTGGTTCCTGAATCGATGCTCTTCGACTTAACGGGAGATGGAAAAAAGTACGCAACGCTCTATGAATATGGCCAAAGCAAAGACTATCCGATTGAAAAAGTTCTGAAGGCGGCCAAGTCTGCGAGCAGCCGGCGCACCAACGATCAGACCCTATATCTAAACTATACGAAAGACAACGTGCCGGCTGTTCGTTATTGGGGAGCCTATGCCCTTTTCTTAAATCGCATCAAAAGTGCGGAGGCCGAAAAATCCTTAGAGGCGATGATTAAGAACGACGCCTTTGCGGCAAACCGGATTATGGCGGCACAGGCCCTTGCGTGGTGCGGCGATTCGGCTGCAGCGTATAAGGCGATCATGAAAGAGATCAATCCGGAGGTGCGGAATGGGTATAGCTACTTAATGGCGGTTAACGCATTGCAGTACTCCCACACGGATAAAAACCTCACCCAAGCTGACTGGACCCGGTTTCAGCAGGAAGCTGAAGCAGGGGTTAAGCGGGGCGGACAAACCAGACATGGTTACGAGTATTCGATGCGAATTATTGACGATGCATTGGAAATCTGGCCCGAACGCCGCACCGTTGATTAG
- a CDS encoding sulfatase family protein, giving the protein MMPDRRKNILFIHVDQMHWEAMSAYGSPYVKTPAMDRIAADGVSFRASYSANPVCCPARTSWYTGRMSSEHGTANNGKYPLRNELPDLGGWLRKHGDYETAYAGKWHISRAVPDSFNQIYGQHEAKGDIFDPAVSRACMGFLDNYESDKPFFLNAGFMNPHDCCYTSGAQGGEGKFAFDSELPESELPPLPENFYVYRGRKSKKDPDKERFMRYYRYVYYRWVEMVDAEIGRLYDMLMNSRFADNTVVIFTADHGDGLGYHGQVSKSKMVESSWRVPTIVVTPDRKRKGQEDNEHLSIGVDLSATICDYADVPPLPKMTIGKSLRPLVEEKATDWHEYIVGENWNGQAKVGIRDAIHKTIFYGDGKQVCIYNLETDPLEMNDLFGTPEGKTVQAKHEKHLLDYLDKIEVYEPKKVTDKQPSYKLYADWYRDFKKERA; this is encoded by the coding sequence ATGATGCCTGATAGACGGAAAAACATACTATTTATTCATGTCGACCAGATGCACTGGGAGGCGATGTCGGCCTATGGCAGCCCGTATGTCAAAACGCCGGCGATGGATCGGATTGCCGCGGACGGGGTTTCGTTCCGGGCGAGCTATTCGGCCAACCCGGTCTGTTGTCCGGCCCGCACGAGCTGGTATACGGGTCGCATGTCGAGCGAACACGGTACGGCCAACAATGGCAAGTATCCACTGCGCAACGAGCTCCCCGATCTCGGTGGGTGGCTGCGCAAGCACGGCGATTATGAAACGGCCTATGCCGGCAAGTGGCATATTTCCCGTGCTGTACCCGATAGCTTCAACCAGATCTACGGTCAGCACGAAGCCAAGGGGGACATCTTTGATCCCGCGGTTTCGCGCGCCTGCATGGGCTTCCTCGATAACTATGAGAGCGATAAGCCGTTTTTCCTGAATGCCGGTTTTATGAATCCGCACGACTGTTGCTATACCTCCGGCGCCCAGGGGGGCGAGGGCAAGTTTGCCTTCGACTCGGAGCTGCCGGAGTCGGAGCTCCCGCCGCTGCCGGAAAACTTTTATGTGTACAGGGGAAGGAAGAGCAAGAAGGATCCGGATAAGGAGCGCTTCATGCGCTACTACAGGTATGTCTACTACCGCTGGGTGGAGATGGTCGATGCCGAGATCGGACGCCTTTATGACATGCTCATGAATTCACGCTTTGCCGATAATACGGTGGTGATCTTTACGGCTGACCACGGCGATGGCCTTGGCTATCACGGTCAGGTGAGTAAATCCAAGATGGTGGAGTCCTCCTGGCGTGTGCCGACGATTGTGGTTACGCCCGACCGAAAACGGAAGGGGCAGGAGGATAACGAACATCTCAGTATCGGGGTCGATCTGTCGGCTACCATATGCGATTATGCCGATGTGCCGCCGCTTCCAAAGATGACGATCGGAAAAAGCCTGCGCCCGCTGGTTGAGGAAAAAGCGACCGATTGGCACGAATACATTGTCGGCGAAAACTGGAACGGGCAGGCCAAGGTCGGGATTCGCGATGCGATCCACAAAACCATTTTTTATGGCGATGGGAAACAGGTTTGCATCTATAACCTCGAAACCGATCCGCTGGAAATGAATGACCTGTTTGGAACCCCGGAAGGTAAGACCGTCCAGGCGAAGCACGAAAAGCATTTGCTGGATTACCTCGACAAGATTGAAGTGTACGAGCCGAAGAAGGTGACTGATAAGCAGCCGTCTTACAAACTCTACGCAGACTGGTACCGCGATTTTAAGAAGGAACGAGCGTAG
- a CDS encoding sialate O-acetylesterase: protein MKKIIGSLLLGLCVQAQAVELEFAPIFNEGAVLQCEIPVNIWGTADPGETVTVSFAEQKKTAQADAHGKWMLQLDPMNASSDPRTLAASSTSNQQLTTIHNVVVGEVWLATGQSNMHQPARVTKEGREALKRVHSKVHFSKVPLREGAPHIPPCTKEELSWGKFGPAHNQLAAVAFHFAEELQPKVGKHVGVIQCSYGGTPIESWMPEEALQGTRRGKWVQTMLANERKRGLSADELKKEMADYDAAKAAKTPNLKQPVGNPFYSKTPAALYESMTKEIIPYTARGVLWYQGEANAARPDEYVELLSAHIGRMREDFQCSELPFYIVQLSAWGPGEKYWPAFRVAQGKVRDTVPHTGLALSLDKGDKTDIHPTDKKPVGQRLAYLALNEVYGVDTPSRGPMLKAAKPKGTKMILTFDYALDGLKTMNGSDAVTGFEIAGSDNQFVAADARITGANEITLSAASVARPQFARYAWNGFFEPALNLYNAADLPAEPFQYP from the coding sequence ATGAAAAAAATAATTGGTTCTCTGTTGCTCGGGCTTTGTGTTCAGGCGCAGGCGGTTGAGTTGGAGTTCGCACCGATTTTTAACGAGGGCGCGGTGCTTCAGTGTGAAATACCGGTCAACATCTGGGGCACCGCTGATCCCGGCGAAACGGTGACGGTTTCTTTTGCGGAACAGAAGAAAACCGCACAAGCGGATGCCCATGGAAAATGGATGCTTCAACTTGATCCGATGAATGCCTCTTCCGACCCGCGTACCCTAGCTGCCTCATCAACCAGCAACCAACAACTGACAACCATCCACAACGTAGTTGTGGGCGAGGTCTGGCTCGCCACTGGGCAGTCGAACATGCATCAGCCCGCGCGGGTTACGAAAGAGGGGCGTGAGGCGCTGAAGCGGGTTCACTCGAAGGTTCATTTTTCCAAAGTGCCTCTTCGCGAAGGCGCGCCTCACATACCTCCCTGCACAAAAGAAGAACTCAGTTGGGGCAAGTTCGGCCCCGCCCATAATCAGCTCGCCGCCGTCGCCTTTCATTTTGCCGAGGAACTGCAGCCGAAAGTCGGAAAACATGTCGGCGTGATTCAGTGTTCGTATGGTGGGACGCCGATTGAAAGCTGGATGCCGGAAGAGGCGCTGCAAGGCACTCGTCGCGGAAAATGGGTTCAGACCATGTTAGCGAATGAACGCAAACGCGGTTTGAGTGCAGACGAGTTGAAGAAAGAGATGGCTGATTATGATGCAGCAAAGGCCGCAAAAACGCCGAATCTGAAGCAGCCGGTTGGGAATCCGTTTTACAGCAAAACGCCGGCCGCGCTGTATGAGTCGATGACCAAGGAAATCATTCCCTACACGGCACGCGGAGTGTTGTGGTATCAGGGCGAAGCCAATGCGGCGCGTCCCGATGAGTATGTTGAGTTGCTGTCGGCGCACATCGGTCGGATGCGCGAAGATTTCCAATGTTCGGAACTTCCGTTTTACATTGTGCAGCTTTCGGCGTGGGGGCCGGGTGAAAAATACTGGCCGGCCTTCCGCGTGGCCCAGGGCAAGGTGCGCGATACGGTTCCTCATACCGGTTTGGCGCTTTCGCTCGATAAAGGCGATAAGACGGATATTCATCCGACCGACAAAAAGCCGGTCGGCCAGCGCCTGGCCTATCTGGCGCTCAATGAGGTGTATGGTGTGGATACCCCGTCCCGCGGGCCGATGCTTAAAGCCGCCAAGCCCAAGGGCACTAAAATGATCCTGACGTTTGACTATGCATTGGATGGGCTGAAAACCATGAATGGATCTGATGCGGTAACCGGGTTTGAAATTGCCGGAAGCGACAATCAGTTTGTCGCGGCAGACGCGCGTATTACAGGGGCGAACGAGATCACGCTGAGCGCAGCGTCGGTCGCCAGGCCGCAATTTGCCCGTTATGCGTGGAACGGCTTTTTTGAGCCGGCGTTGAATCTATATAATGCTGCGGATCTTCCGGCGGAGCCGTTTCAGTATCCATAG